From Chloroflexota bacterium, one genomic window encodes:
- a CDS encoding CPBP family intramembrane metalloprotease, translated as MQKRNILARIFISPEEPRLRAGWRLVLQTIFMIIISIGLGMGLLLLPSLFSKIGDQMLITQIAQLIAFTLSIYLARRLLDRRSFVSLGLKLDKRAGIDTLTGIGIAGLMMAGIFALESAFGWITLEGFAWDYMSTSAVLRNALGVLLVFILVGWNEELLSRGYHLQTLASGINLTWGIIISSAVFGILHLGNPNATWVSAAGIFLAGVFLAYGYVRTGQLWLSIGLHIGWNYFEGVVFGFPVSGLDIFNLTYITVDGPILITGGTFGPEAGLIVIPGLIFGAALIYLYTRNSNTGLKVKS; from the coding sequence ATGCAAAAACGCAATATCCTTGCCCGAATATTTATCTCGCCCGAAGAGCCGCGCCTGCGCGCCGGATGGCGGCTGGTGCTGCAAACTATTTTTATGATCATCATCAGTATTGGCCTGGGTATGGGATTGCTCCTGCTGCCCTCGCTTTTCAGTAAAATCGGCGATCAAATGCTGATTACACAAATTGCCCAACTGATCGCCTTTACGCTATCCATCTATCTGGCGCGACGTTTGCTTGACCGGCGCAGTTTCGTCAGTTTGGGATTGAAGCTCGACAAGCGCGCTGGCATAGATACTCTCACCGGAATTGGTATCGCCGGACTGATGATGGCCGGGATTTTCGCCCTGGAGAGCGCCTTCGGCTGGATCACGCTCGAAGGCTTCGCCTGGGACTATATGTCGACAAGTGCGGTGCTGCGCAACGCCCTGGGGGTATTGCTGGTTTTCATTCTCGTCGGCTGGAACGAAGAATTGCTCAGCCGCGGCTATCACCTGCAAACCCTCGCCAGCGGCATCAACCTGACCTGGGGTATCATCATTTCATCCGCAGTATTTGGCATACTCCATCTGGGCAATCCCAACGCCACCTGGGTCAGCGCGGCGGGCATCTTTTTGGCGGGCGTTTTTCTGGCCTATGGCTATGTGCGCACGGGTCAACTCTGGCTCTCGATTGGCCTGCACATCGGCTGGAATTATTTCGAAGGTGTAGTCTTCGGCTTCCCCGTCAGCGGTCTGGATATTTTCAACTTAACCTACATCACCGTCGATGGTCCCATCCTCATCACCGGCGGCACATTCGGCCCGGAGGCCGGGTTGATCGTAATACCGGGGCTGATTTTCGGCGCGGCGCTCATTTATTTATACACGCGAAATTCGAATACGGGGTTGAAAGTTAAAAGTTAA
- a CDS encoding adenine phosphoribosyltransferase (Catalyzes a salvage reaction resulting in the formation of AMP, that is energically less costly than de novo synthesis) produces the protein MSNPRSVYPIEIAGIYRELPLFEVQTGLKIAILNILGDTELVTACAKALNEKLASRNYDVIITAEAKSIPLAHALSQTSQKPYVVLRKQYRSYMGKTIQAETISITTGRPQQLFMDEKDIELVNGKKVILIDDVISTGSTLDGMSVIVKKANAEVAGMAAILTEGDQNQWAEIVSLGHLPLFTD, from the coding sequence ATGTCCAATCCCCGTTCTGTTTATCCTATCGAAATTGCCGGTATCTACCGTGAACTGCCCCTCTTTGAAGTTCAAACCGGGCTGAAAATTGCTATTCTTAACATTCTCGGCGATACTGAACTGGTAACCGCCTGCGCCAAAGCCCTGAATGAAAAACTCGCCAGCCGCAATTATGATGTCATCATCACCGCAGAAGCCAAGAGCATCCCCCTGGCGCACGCCCTTTCCCAAACCAGCCAAAAACCGTATGTTGTGCTGCGCAAGCAATACCGCAGCTATATGGGCAAAACCATCCAGGCCGAAACAATATCCATAACCACCGGGAGGCCACAACAACTCTTTATGGATGAAAAAGATATCGAATTGGTCAACGGCAAAAAAGTGATCCTCATCGACGATGTCATCAGCACCGGTTCCACCCTCGATGGGATGAGCGTCATCGTAAAAAAAGCCAACGCCGAAGTAGCCGGGATGGCGGCGATCTTAACCGAAGGGGATCAAAATCAATGGGCCGAGATCGTATCTCTGGGGCATTTGCCTCTCTTCACAGATTAG
- a CDS encoding sigma-70 family RNA polymerase sigma factor translates to MPKVESDPIRLYFNDIGAVDLLKIDQEFWLATRMMTVRRLDAIARQHLVSRKGASPEQSTYRVLFSELNTAWARLKEDIVRWEFECPDLTLILHETQLLRQTWDISQASYLRNYLDNGMWGKDTFWDAVARYAFTIFISLYAMPSETAEKLRVFIESNHQLPSRRTFSRYLPDDDELSRNILDLRELSREARNMIIRANLRLVVSVAKRYTGRGNSFMDLIQEGNVGLLRAVSKFDPTRGYKFSTYATWWIRQSVSRSIADQARTIRIPVHVHETINRLVRIQRDLTQELNRDPTNEEIAILSDFLKREDIDTIQRAEKNGEPLPSDLQRRLRRAARKVTRIMQASETPLSLDSPVGSDEDNNQLSDFIEDEEALQPVDAAAREMLREQVKNALAILSERERQVLELRFGLLDGKDHTLEEVGQYFNVTRERIRQIEAKALRKLRHPTRSRHLRDYLEG, encoded by the coding sequence ATGCCGAAGGTGGAAAGTGATCCCATTCGGTTGTACTTCAATGATATTGGCGCAGTCGATTTGTTGAAGATCGATCAGGAGTTTTGGCTGGCAACCCGCATGATGACCGTGCGCCGCCTGGATGCGATTGCCCGTCAGCATCTGGTTTCCCGCAAGGGGGCCTCCCCCGAACAAAGCACTTATCGGGTCTTATTTTCTGAACTGAATACGGCTTGGGCTCGCCTGAAAGAAGATATTGTTCGCTGGGAGTTTGAGTGCCCAGACTTAACGTTGATTTTGCACGAAACCCAACTGTTGCGCCAAACCTGGGATATTTCACAAGCTTCGTATTTACGCAATTATCTCGATAATGGCATGTGGGGTAAAGATACTTTTTGGGATGCGGTGGCGCGCTATGCGTTCACAATTTTTATTTCGCTCTACGCCATGCCCTCAGAAACGGCTGAGAAGCTGCGCGTTTTCATCGAAAGCAATCACCAATTGCCCTCACGGCGCACATTTTCGCGCTACCTCCCCGATGATGATGAATTGAGCCGCAATATTCTGGATTTGCGCGAATTATCGCGTGAGGCGCGCAATATGATTATCCGGGCAAATTTGCGCCTGGTGGTCAGCGTGGCAAAACGCTATACCGGGCGCGGCAACTCTTTTATGGATTTAATCCAGGAGGGCAATGTGGGACTGCTGCGAGCGGTCTCGAAATTTGACCCCACCCGCGGCTACAAATTCAGCACTTACGCCACCTGGTGGATTCGACAGTCGGTGAGCCGTTCGATTGCCGATCAGGCGCGCACCATTCGTATTCCGGTGCATGTGCATGAAACCATCAACCGCCTGGTGCGCATTCAGCGCGATCTCACCCAAGAACTCAACCGCGACCCCACCAATGAAGAAATCGCAATTTTATCGGATTTTCTAAAGCGGGAAGATATTGATACCATTCAACGCGCCGAGAAGAATGGCGAACCACTGCCATCAGATCTACAACGCCGCCTGCGCCGGGCTGCGCGCAAGGTCACGCGCATTATGCAAGCCTCCGAAACGCCGCTCTCACTCGATAGTCCGGTGGGCAGCGATGAAGATAACAACCAGCTCAGCGATTTTATTGAAGACGAAGAAGCGCTACAGCCCGTTGATGCAGCTGCCCGCGAGATGCTGCGCGAACAAGTCAAAAATGCGCTGGCAATTCTCTCCGAGCGCGAACGCCAGGTGTTAGAATTACGCTTTGGCCTGCTGGACGGCAAAGACCACACGCTGGAAGAAGTGGGGCAATATTTCAATGTGACCCGCGAGCGCATCCGCCAGATTGAAGCCAAAGCCCTGCGCAAATTGCGCCATCCCACCCGCAGCCGCCACTTGCGCGACTACCTGGAAGGGTAA
- a CDS encoding DNA primase, with translation MTAIEEIKARIDIVDIVSESVELKRSGRSYSGLCPFHSNTRTPAFAIFPDTGTWRCFGECNEGGDIFGFVMKKEGWDFPTTLKELAKRAGVELKPLTPQQQEQAEEYDRLRELLEAAVTFFQHQLRNSPTGEQALAYIHQRGLNDETIAAFGLGYAPNDWEAASNHLKSKGFSENDLIAAGMVSERDSGGTYDRFRQRVMVPIRDGRGRMCGFGARTLDPEGIPKYLNSRQTPVFDKGKILFGLDQARRAIREQDQVVIVEGYMGVLAPHQSGYKNVVATMGTALTEDHLRQLKRFTRRIVLAMDSDAAGMKATLRGLEIARQTLDREEEMRFDARGLLRQEGRLKADIRVSTLPPGMDPDDVINRDPAEWQRIIEAAKPIVIHVMDTLAESRDIEDPKTKSEIAAQVLPLIEDVPNAVERDAYRQQLARLLKVDERTLLTPRSRGRGIPRSQYQPRRNPQATAAATIVATPRDAIYAREVHILGMLLRRPDLIYHMDRYLQEHGLTRIEPQDFQHSDLQVIFGLAYTSLEQGEIEPLNYVLNHLADDMMSLADAILEATQNLDAFTKDVLEDVLRALVQLRTQGINQQLDHLRFLQEAAQEQGDLRSKEYQKVQAQYAMLLGRLHRAQNQFTNLSPIH, from the coding sequence ATGACCGCAATAGAAGAAATCAAAGCCCGTATCGATATTGTTGATATTGTTTCCGAGAGCGTTGAACTGAAACGCTCCGGGCGCAGTTATTCGGGTTTGTGTCCCTTCCACTCAAATACGCGCACCCCCGCTTTTGCCATCTTTCCGGATACAGGCACCTGGCGCTGTTTTGGCGAGTGTAACGAGGGCGGCGATATTTTTGGCTTCGTGATGAAGAAAGAGGGCTGGGATTTCCCCACCACCCTCAAGGAACTGGCAAAACGCGCCGGGGTGGAGCTGAAACCACTTACTCCGCAACAACAGGAACAGGCCGAAGAATATGATCGTCTGCGCGAATTATTGGAGGCCGCGGTCACTTTTTTCCAGCACCAACTGCGCAACAGCCCCACCGGGGAACAAGCGCTGGCCTATATCCATCAGCGCGGCCTCAACGATGAAACGATTGCCGCCTTCGGGCTGGGCTACGCGCCCAACGACTGGGAAGCCGCCAGCAATCACCTGAAATCGAAAGGCTTTTCCGAGAATGATTTGATCGCCGCCGGGATGGTTTCGGAACGCGATTCGGGCGGTACCTATGATCGTTTTCGCCAGCGCGTGATGGTGCCGATCCGCGATGGGCGCGGGCGCATGTGCGGCTTTGGGGCGCGCACCCTCGACCCGGAGGGCATACCCAAATATCTTAATTCACGGCAAACCCCGGTTTTCGACAAAGGCAAAATTCTCTTCGGGCTGGATCAGGCCCGGCGCGCCATCCGCGAGCAAGATCAGGTGGTCATCGTGGAGGGCTATATGGGCGTGCTGGCCCCGCATCAGAGCGGCTACAAAAACGTGGTCGCTACGATGGGCACGGCGCTGACCGAAGATCATCTACGGCAGCTCAAACGCTTCACCCGCCGGATTGTGCTGGCAATGGACTCCGACGCCGCGGGAATGAAGGCCACCCTGCGCGGGTTAGAAATTGCCCGCCAAACGCTTGACCGCGAGGAGGAGATGCGCTTCGATGCGCGCGGCTTGCTGCGTCAGGAAGGCCGCCTGAAGGCCGATATTCGCGTCAGCACACTGCCCCCGGGCATGGACCCGGACGATGTGATCAATCGCGACCCAGCGGAATGGCAACGCATTATCGAAGCCGCCAAACCGATTGTCATTCACGTGATGGATACGCTGGCAGAAAGCCGCGATATCGAAGACCCGAAAACGAAGAGCGAGATCGCCGCCCAGGTGCTGCCGCTGATCGAGGATGTACCCAATGCCGTCGAGCGGGATGCCTACCGCCAACAGTTGGCGCGCCTGCTCAAAGTGGATGAGCGCACGCTGCTAACGCCACGCAGTAGAGGGCGTGGAATCCCCCGGAGCCAGTACCAACCTCGCAGGAATCCGCAAGCCACGGCGGCGGCTACTATTGTCGCCACACCTCGAGACGCAATCTACGCGCGGGAGGTGCATATCCTGGGGATGCTGCTCCGCCGTCCCGATCTGATCTATCATATGGATCGCTATCTGCAAGAACACGGCCTGACGCGCATTGAGCCACAAGATTTTCAGCACAGCGATTTGCAGGTGATTTTTGGCCTGGCATACACTTCGCTCGAACAGGGCGAAATAGAGCCATTAAATTATGTACTCAACCATCTGGCCGATGATATGATGTCGCTGGCCGATGCAATTTTGGAAGCCACACAAAATCTGGACGCGTTTACGAAAGATGTGCTGGAAGATGTCTTGCGAGCACTGGTACAATTGCGTACGCAGGGAATAAACCAGCAACTCGATCATCTGCGCTTTTTGCAAGAAGCCGCACAAGAGCAAGGCGATTTGCGTTCCAAAGAATATCAAAAAGTACAGGCACAATATGCCATGCTGCTGGGACGTCTACACCGGGCACAGAATCAATTTACCAACCTTTCCCCCATTCACTAA
- a CDS encoding glycine--tRNA ligase subunit beta: protein MNPPLDFQSIIIQLQDFWNAKGCLIWQPYHNEVGAGTMNPATTLRVLGPEPWNVAYVEPSIRPDDGRYGQNPNRFYQHIQYQVILKPAPENSQDIYLESLVALGIDPAEHDIRFVEDNWESPVTGAWGLGWEVWLDGLEITQFTYFQQSGGQTLDPISLELTYGMERIAMALQRVRDFRDLKWNQTRTYGDVYLTNEQESSKYAFELANVERLRQLFDLYEAEANVCLEHLQVIPAHDYMLKCSHTFNVLDTRGAIGVTERAGFFRRMRGLSRRVAEAYVEQRQQLEYPWLSEAGGKGAKEKESTITSPQPPSIPAPLLIEIGTEEIPHTDLEDAMSQLRQNVPVMLNELRLEYGEIQVMATPRRIVVHVDELAPTQSNLEELVKGPPAARAFDADGNPTKAAEGFARSKGLDVSDLEVKEIDGGEYVAAVVRLTGQPTAEVLLEALPKLISNIRIIKTMRWNATNVAFSRPIRWLLALHGESAIPFKYAGLTATNATRGLRFNHAENLPVADAAYYFETIKAQGILLNPAERKASIERQIHALAKQVGGAIPNDPGLLLEVTHLVEAPAALLGEFDPLHLELPREALISVMKKHQRYFPVQSAPTPSPGGRGELLPYFITVANKPEGQYTAVVRGNEDVIRARFTDAAYFVREDMKKKLADFLPALDKLTFQAELGSMRDKAQRIEALAGALAPLVGLSPEEQAATARAAQLCKADLATQMVVEMTSLQGVMGRDYALHSGEAEDVAVAIFEHYLPRSSDDISPKTKPGLVVGLADRLDSLAGLFAAGLAPSGNKDPFALRRAALGLVGNLIEWNLPLDLQSALSLAAENLPIEASPASQAECLNFVIERLRHIFLEQGYAHDVVDAIVSAQGHNPALASQAVKQLSEWVGREDWATILPAYSRCVRITRTGDGGPGTEVSAALFDTDAEDALYAALQTAEAALANDAQRPTVDEFLTAIVPMIPAIDRFFEDVLVMVDDERVRANRLALLQRIANLAKGVADMSKLEGF from the coding sequence ATGAACCCACCCCTCGATTTCCAATCCATCATCATCCAACTGCAAGATTTCTGGAATGCCAAAGGATGCCTGATCTGGCAACCCTATCACAACGAAGTCGGTGCGGGGACGATGAACCCGGCCACCACCCTGCGCGTACTCGGCCCCGAACCCTGGAACGTGGCCTACGTGGAACCCTCCATTCGCCCTGACGACGGACGCTACGGACAGAACCCCAACCGTTTTTACCAACATATCCAGTATCAGGTAATTCTCAAACCAGCCCCGGAAAATTCGCAAGATATTTATCTCGAATCGCTGGTTGCCCTAGGGATTGATCCCGCCGAGCACGATATTCGCTTTGTGGAAGATAACTGGGAATCGCCCGTGACGGGCGCCTGGGGCCTGGGCTGGGAAGTCTGGCTCGATGGTTTGGAAATCACGCAATTTACCTATTTCCAGCAATCCGGCGGGCAGACGCTTGACCCGATTTCGTTGGAATTGACCTACGGCATGGAGCGCATCGCCATGGCCTTGCAGCGCGTGCGCGATTTTCGCGACCTAAAATGGAATCAGACGCGCACCTACGGAGATGTATATCTCACCAATGAGCAGGAATCCAGTAAATATGCCTTTGAACTGGCCAATGTAGAACGCTTGCGTCAGCTATTTGATCTCTACGAAGCCGAAGCCAACGTGTGTTTGGAACATCTTCAGGTGATTCCGGCGCACGATTATATGCTCAAATGCTCGCATACCTTTAACGTGCTCGATACGCGCGGAGCAATTGGCGTCACCGAGCGGGCGGGATTTTTCCGCCGGATGCGCGGCCTCTCGCGGCGCGTGGCCGAAGCCTATGTGGAACAGCGGCAGCAGTTAGAGTATCCGTGGTTATCTGAGGCAGGGGGCAAAGGTGCAAAGGAGAAGGAGAGTACAATAACTTCCCCCCAGCCCCCCAGCATCCCTGCACCCCTGCTCATCGAAATCGGCACCGAAGAAATCCCCCACACCGACCTCGAAGATGCCATGAGCCAGTTGCGCCAGAACGTGCCCGTCATGCTGAATGAATTGCGTCTGGAATATGGCGAAATTCAGGTTATGGCGACCCCGCGGCGCATTGTCGTCCATGTCGATGAATTAGCCCCAACGCAAAGCAATCTCGAAGAGTTGGTCAAAGGGCCGCCCGCGGCACGCGCCTTCGACGCAGATGGAAATCCGACCAAAGCCGCCGAGGGTTTTGCTCGCTCCAAAGGGCTGGATGTCAGCGATCTGGAAGTTAAAGAAATTGACGGCGGCGAATACGTAGCCGCGGTGGTGAGGTTAACCGGCCAACCGACCGCCGAAGTGCTGCTCGAGGCTCTGCCCAAACTCATCAGCAATATTCGCATTATCAAAACCATGCGCTGGAATGCCACCAACGTGGCCTTCTCGCGCCCCATTCGCTGGTTGCTGGCGCTGCACGGCGAAAGCGCGATCCCCTTCAAATATGCCGGGCTGACCGCCACCAATGCCACCCGCGGCCTGCGTTTCAACCACGCCGAAAACCTGCCCGTGGCCGACGCAGCGTACTATTTTGAAACCATTAAAGCCCAGGGCATTTTGCTCAATCCCGCAGAGCGCAAGGCCAGCATCGAACGCCAAATTCATGCCCTGGCCAAGCAAGTCGGTGGCGCAATTCCCAACGACCCCGGCCTGCTTCTCGAAGTCACGCATTTAGTTGAGGCCCCCGCAGCCCTGTTGGGCGAGTTTGACCCTCTGCACCTGGAACTGCCCCGCGAGGCGCTCATCTCGGTGATGAAAAAGCACCAGCGTTATTTTCCGGTGCAGTCTGCCCCCACCCCCTCCCCCGGAGGGAGAGGGGAGTTGTTGCCGTATTTTATTACGGTGGCGAACAAACCCGAAGGCCAATATACCGCCGTGGTGCGCGGCAATGAGGATGTCATCCGGGCGCGCTTTACCGATGCGGCCTATTTTGTGCGCGAGGATATGAAGAAAAAACTCGCCGATTTTCTCCCCGCGCTGGACAAACTGACCTTCCAAGCGGAGCTTGGCTCGATGCGGGATAAGGCACAGCGAATCGAAGCCCTGGCAGGAGCGCTGGCCCCGTTGGTGGGGCTATCCCCGGAGGAGCAGGCTGCCACTGCCCGCGCCGCCCAACTCTGCAAAGCCGACCTCGCCACGCAGATGGTCGTCGAAATGACCTCCCTGCAAGGCGTAATGGGCCGCGACTACGCCCTGCACTCCGGCGAAGCCGAAGACGTGGCCGTGGCGATCTTCGAGCATTATTTGCCGCGTTCCAGCGACGACATCAGCCCCAAGACCAAACCCGGTTTGGTGGTCGGCCTCGCCGATCGGCTGGATTCACTGGCCGGTTTATTCGCGGCTGGCCTGGCTCCCTCGGGCAATAAAGACCCCTTTGCCCTGCGGCGCGCCGCGCTGGGGTTGGTGGGCAATCTCATCGAGTGGAATTTACCCCTTGACCTGCAATCCGCACTGAGCCTCGCGGCGGAGAACCTGCCCATCGAGGCCTCACCCGCTTCACAGGCCGAATGTCTCAACTTCGTGATTGAACGCCTGCGCCATATCTTCCTTGAACAAGGTTACGCCCACGATGTGGTGGATGCGATTGTCAGCGCCCAGGGGCACAACCCGGCGCTGGCTTCTCAGGCAGTGAAGCAACTCAGCGAGTGGGTGGGACGTGAAGATTGGGCGACGATTTTACCCGCGTATTCGCGCTGTGTGCGCATTACGAGGACGGGGGACGGGGGACCGGGGACGGAAGTAAGTGCCGCCCTGTTTGATACCGATGCTGAAGATGCCCTTTATGCCGCGCTGCAAACCGCCGAAGCTGCCCTTGCCAACGACGCCCAACGCCCGACGGTTGACGAATTCTTGACCGCGATCGTCCCGATGATCCCGGCAATTGACCGCTTCTTCGAGGATGTGCTGGTGATGGTTGATGACGAGCGCGTGCGCGCTAACCGTCTGGCGCTGTTGCAACGCATTGCCAACCTGGCTAAGGGTGTGGCCGATATGAGCAAGCTGGAAGGATTCTAA
- a CDS encoding restriction endonuclease, which translates to MELKDIFQQKLVAYLATFRNALSTESGEWAVKGFVDIYRNIYTISIDTKVISKIIELTLFPILSQFAETNGYRIVLSEHQNHYPDISFILPDDSKIALDLKSTYRVSDTSVSGFTLGAFTGYFRKRSSSKNITFPYNGYLAHFVLGVIYSRSENTPDEHTVYTIDNLHNIISVIQDFDFLLQEKWRIANDSPGSGNTKNIGSVKNIATLQKGDGPFAKYGETVFDDYWMNYLTRDMAETIDSDIPYRNLQEYWQWRERASKK; encoded by the coding sequence ATGGAACTAAAAGATATATTTCAACAAAAATTAGTTGCTTATCTTGCAACTTTTCGAAATGCACTATCTACAGAATCGGGCGAATGGGCCGTCAAAGGCTTCGTTGATATTTATCGCAACATTTATACAATTTCCATCGATACCAAGGTGATCTCAAAAATCATCGAGTTAACCCTATTTCCGATTCTTTCTCAATTTGCCGAAACTAACGGATATCGTATCGTACTCAGTGAGCATCAAAACCACTACCCAGACATCAGTTTCATACTACCTGATGATTCAAAAATCGCTCTGGATTTAAAAAGCACATATCGTGTCAGTGATACATCAGTAAGTGGCTTTACTCTGGGCGCATTTACAGGGTACTTTAGAAAACGTTCATCGAGCAAGAACATTACCTTCCCCTATAATGGATATCTGGCGCATTTTGTTCTGGGGGTTATCTATAGTCGCAGTGAAAATACGCCCGACGAACACACAGTTTATACAATTGACAATCTTCATAACATCATCTCTGTAATTCAAGATTTCGATTTTTTGTTACAAGAAAAATGGCGCATCGCCAATGATTCCCCAGGCAGTGGAAATACAAAAAATATTGGCTCGGTAAAAAACATTGCTACTTTGCAAAAAGGAGATGGGCCTTTTGCCAAATATGGCGAAACTGTTTTTGATGACTATTGGATGAATTACTTGACACGCGATATGGCAGAGACCATAGATTCAGATATTCCATACCGAAACTTGCAAGAATATTGGCAATGGCGTGAAAGGGCATCGAAAAAATAA
- a CDS encoding DNA methyltransferase → MQKNTITYQPSLFPNLTAKFPATRYQGSKAKLVDWIWEQIKDKNFSTCLDAFGGTGAVAYRLKQAGKQVTYNDILRFNYYFGQALIENNHTQLQPSDVSWLLQEHADLEYPRLIQDTFQNIYFTPEENRWIDRTITNIRQLTDPYKFALAFFALAQSCIVKRPYNLFHRKNLYIRFADVDRTFGNKTSWDKPFDIWFQKFIKDANRAIFDTGQTHTALNHNALNIPGKYDLVYIDTPYISQSGTGVDYRSFYHFLEGLTFYDTWEESIDETSKHRRLVPQHNEWTKKAEIHTAFERIFEKFQESIIVVSYRSDGIPSDEELIKLLKIYKPNVSAAYFGKYKYALSTNSNSKELLIIGE, encoded by the coding sequence ATGCAAAAAAATACAATCACTTATCAACCATCTCTATTTCCCAATTTGACCGCAAAATTCCCGGCTACTCGATATCAAGGGAGTAAAGCAAAGCTTGTTGATTGGATCTGGGAGCAAATAAAAGATAAAAATTTTTCAACATGCCTAGATGCCTTCGGAGGCACTGGCGCAGTTGCTTATCGACTGAAGCAAGCTGGGAAACAAGTCACTTATAACGATATTCTTCGATTCAATTATTATTTTGGTCAAGCACTGATTGAAAATAACCACACTCAATTACAGCCTTCTGACGTTAGTTGGTTACTACAAGAACATGCCGATCTTGAATACCCCAGGCTTATTCAAGATACTTTTCAAAATATCTATTTCACACCAGAAGAGAATAGGTGGATTGATCGCACAATCACCAATATTCGTCAGTTAACTGATCCTTATAAATTTGCACTCGCATTTTTTGCGCTTGCCCAATCTTGCATCGTAAAACGTCCATATAATCTATTCCATCGAAAAAATCTTTACATCCGTTTTGCTGATGTGGATCGCACATTTGGTAATAAAACATCTTGGGACAAACCCTTTGACATCTGGTTTCAAAAATTTATCAAAGATGCTAATCGAGCTATATTTGATACAGGCCAAACCCATACTGCGCTTAACCACAATGCATTAAATATTCCTGGCAAATATGATTTGGTCTACATTGACACTCCCTACATTTCACAAAGCGGCACTGGTGTTGATTATCGAAGTTTCTATCATTTTCTTGAAGGATTAACTTTCTATGATACATGGGAAGAATCTATTGATGAAACATCAAAACATCGCCGTTTGGTGCCTCAACACAATGAATGGACAAAAAAAGCAGAAATTCACACTGCATTTGAGCGTATTTTTGAAAAATTTCAGGAGAGTATTATTGTTGTTTCCTATCGCAGCGATGGAATACCATCCGATGAAGAATTGATTAAATTGCTAAAAATATATAAACCGAATGTGAGTGCTGCCTATTTTGGAAAATACAAATATGCATTATCTACCAATTCAAACTCAAAAGAACTTCTTATCATTGGGGAATAA
- a CDS encoding DsbA family protein, with protein sequence MSIEETLPHTPEEEITEEVIPEPSPEAALEEEPSAPDENKTMTFKRSHVYAALLPLAFVIGLSVGYLFWGQEPAIVAAPEAANEAAAQAPAEAEPAPQEVRRYDVPEDDDPVWGPDDAPITIIEFSDYECPYCQKWHVQIWPLIQAAYPEQIRLVYRDFPLTNIHPNATPAASAANCAEEQDAYWEFSEMLFSAEQNLNVETYLQYAETLNLDMDAFTECVESGRHNAEIMADLEYAVNLGVSSTPTFFVNGIPVVGAQPFEVFQNIIEAEFAGEIP encoded by the coding sequence ATGAGTATCGAAGAAACCCTGCCCCACACCCCCGAAGAAGAAATCACCGAGGAAGTAATTCCGGAACCTTCGCCCGAAGCGGCGCTTGAAGAAGAACCATCTGCGCCCGATGAGAATAAAACGATGACGTTCAAACGCTCGCATGTGTATGCTGCGCTGCTGCCGCTGGCCTTCGTGATCGGCCTAAGTGTAGGCTATCTGTTTTGGGGACAAGAACCAGCGATTGTTGCTGCTCCGGAAGCTGCAAATGAAGCTGCCGCACAAGCTCCTGCAGAAGCCGAACCCGCCCCGCAAGAAGTGCGCCGCTATGATGTCCCCGAAGATGATGATCCTGTTTGGGGCCCAGATGACGCCCCGATTACGATCATCGAGTTCAGCGATTACGAGTGCCCCTACTGCCAGAAATGGCACGTTCAAATTTGGCCGTTGATTCAGGCAGCTTACCCCGAGCAGATTCGATTGGTCTACCGCGATTTCCCGCTGACAAATATTCACCCCAACGCCACGCCTGCCGCGTCGGCTGCCAATTGTGCTGAAGAGCAGGATGCCTATTGGGAATTCAGCGAGATGCTCTTCTCAGCAGAACAAAATCTCAACGTAGAAACATATCTGCAATATGCTGAAACGCTCAATCTGGATATGGACGCTTTCACCGAATGCGTCGAGAGCGGTCGACACAACGCCGAAATTATGGCCGATTTGGAATATGCTGTTAATCTGGGCGTGAGTTCTACACCAACCTTTTTCGTCAATGGGATTCCCGTTGTCGGCGCGCAGCCCTTTGAAGTCTTCCAAAATATTATTGAGGCCGAGTTCGCCGGAGAGATTCCGTAG